Within Chelatococcus sp. HY11, the genomic segment GCTCGATCAGGACCGTTTCGCGCGTCAGGCCTTCGGGGGCTTGGCGAGCATTGTCGCTCCCGAGATCAAGACCGCGCGCAATCTGACGCTGCAGAATGTGCCATGGCACGAGATTACCGCGGTCGCCCAGGATTCGGAGACCAAGGACAAGGTCTTCGTCATGCAGGCGATCCGCTTCGACACGACGCGTTATATCCGGCTGATCGCCATGTCGCGCGAGCGTGACCAGAAGAAGATGCTCGCGCGCTTCGAAACGATCCGCGACAGCATCGCGCCGAAGCCCGAGAACTCCAAGGATTGATCCTCGACCGGGTTTCTGTGAACGCGGATAGCCCCATGAGAAAGGCCGTCGCGGCTTAGCCGGACGGCCCTTTTTTCTATACGACCGGTAAAGCCATCAAGGCCGTTGGTGCGATATGCGCGCCGGCCTCAGTGACTGGTCGCGGGGCCGGCATCGGTCGAATTGCCGGCTGCAAGCTTGGGGCCGCCTTTCGATACGCCGACCATGGCAGGTCGCAGCACGCGTTCACCGATCACGAAGCCCGACTGGATCACCTGCACCACCGTGCCGTGAGGCTTGCTGGCATCCTCGACCTCGAACATTGCCTGATGCATATTCGGATCGAACTTCTGGTCGACGGGATCGATCTTGCGCACGCCGTGGCGCTCAAGGGTCTTGATCAGGTCACGCTCGGTCAATTCGATGCCTTCAAGGAACGGCTTGACCGGGTTGTCCGCCTGCTCCCGAATTTCCGCGGGGATCGTCTCGATAGCGCGGCGGATGTTGTCGACTGGCGTCAGCATGTCCCGCGCGAAGCTGGTGACACCATAGGCCCTGGCATCAGCGATTTCACGTTCGGTGCGCCGCCGGAGATTTTCCATCTCGGCGAGCGTCCGCAGGAGCTTGTCCTTCAGGTCGCGCTTCTCCGCCTCGAGTTCAGCGATCGCTGCCGCTTCGGCGGTGATCTCGTCTTGGACATTGCCCGCGAGCGTCTCATCTGTCTCGATGGCGTTGTTCTCGGCGTCAGCCTGCTCGGGGCGGGGCGGCGTCTGGGTCATGGCTCTCGTAACTGTTGATTGTTTGTCATCCGTGATATCAGGTCAGACAGTCCAAAAATCAAGCATTTGTCTGGCTCGCATCGCCTTTCTGTCGGTTGTGGACCGAACGGCCGTGTCCACTAGCCGGTTTTGCTATCAGCCACATCCGCTTGCTCTTCCAGGAAGATGCGCTCGATGGCGCGCCGGATGGTTGTCTGTCGATTGGAGTTGTCGATCTTCGCGCCAGTGAGGTCGGTGACATAGAAGACGTCCACCACCTTTTCACCGTAGGTGGCGATATGGGCGGATGCGATGTTCAGATTGAGCTGGCTGAGCACCGTCGTGAGGTCATAGAGCAGCCCCGGCCGGTCCAACCCTGAGATTTCGAGCACGGTGTGCCGGTCCGACAGGCTGTTGTCGACGATGACCTCGGTCGGAACGTGGAACGTGCGGCTGCGATCCTTCTTCGGGCGGCGCGACGCGACAAGATCGGCGATGCGCACTTCGCCGGTCAGGGCTCGCTTGATGGCCTGTGCGATCCGCTCGCCACGCCGCAGTTCGTCATCGTCGCGATCGAAGGCCCGCGAGATGACCAGGGTGTCGAGGGCAAGGCCGTCCGTCGTCGTGAAGATCTGCGCATCGACGATATTGCCGCCGGCGGCGGCGCAGGCCCCGGTGAGGATGGCGAGGAGCCGGGGATGGTCGGGCGCCGCGGCGACAAGCTCGGTGACGCCACGGAACCCGTCGGTTTCCACCGCCGTCACTGTGGTCTCGCCGGTTTCCTCCGCGCGCCGGATCAGTTTGGCGTGCTGGATCTTGCGGGCAAGATCCACCTTGAGCCAATAGGGCGCATAATGTCGCGCGGCATAGGCGGCGAAGTCCGCGCCGGACCAGTCCGGCAGTGCCTCCCGCAGTTCGGCCTGCGCGGCGCTGACACGCTCGTTGCGGCTCGCCGAGACGTGACCGCCGGTCAGCGCGATCTGCGTCTCGTAGTAGAGACTTCGCAGCAGTTCGCCCTTCCATCCGTTCCAGACGCCCGGGCCAACGGCCTTGATGTCGCAGACCGTAAGGATGAGGAGCAGCTTGAGCCGCTCCATCGTCTGGACGGTGCCGGCGAAACTGCGGATCGTCGATGGATCGTTGATGTCGCGGCTCTGGGCGACCATCGACATCAGCAGATGATTGTCGACGAGCCAGGCTGCCGTCTCCGTCTCGGCCGGGGTCAAGCCGAAGCGTGGTCCAAGCTTGCGGGCGACGCGCGCGCCGCCGGCGGAGTGATCGCTCTGGCGGCCCTTGGCGACGTCGTGGAGAAAAACCGCGACGTAAAGCGCCTGCCTGTTCTGGATGGTGCCGATGACTTCACCCGACAGCGGATGCTCCGCGTCAGCGCGCCCGGCATCGATATCGGCGAGCACGCCGACGGCTCGCAGGAGATGCTCGTCCACCGTATAGTGGTGGTACATGTTGAACTGCATCAGAGCGACGATGCGTCCGAATTCCGGGATAAAGCGCCCGAGTACACCGGATTCGTTCATGCGCCGCAGGACGATTTCCGGTGTGTTGTGGGAGGTCAGGACATCCAGGAACAGCCGATTGGCTTCCGGGTCGTTGCGCACCGAACGGTCGATCAACGTCAGCGAGCGTGTCGCCAGGCGGCTTGCGTCGGGGTGAATGGCATAGCTATGGCGGTCTGCGAGCCAATAGAGCCGGATGAGGTTGATCGGATCACGTTTGAAAACCTCGTTGTCTGCAATCGTGATTCGGTTGTTGTCGAGGATGAAGTCCCGCGATTCGAGCGCGCGGTAGTTGCGGCGGCTGCGCAACCGGCTGACGAAGCGGTCGAGTACCGGGCGGGGCTTGGCGTGGCGGGCCTCGAGCGCCGCGCAGACAATCGCCGTGAGGTCGCCGACGTCCTTGGCCGTGAGGAAATAGCGCTTCATGAAGCGCTCGACGGCCGAGAGGCCGCCATGGGCGATATAACCGTTGCGGAGCGCAATAGGCGGTTGCAGGTCGAACGAAAGGCGCTCCTCGGCACGCCCCGTCACGAAATGCATGTGGCAGCGTACCCGCCAGAGAAACGACTCGCAGCGCTGGAAGAGCGCGAACTCATCCTGGGTGAACAGTCCGGCGGCGACGAGTTCCTTCGCGTCGCGCACGCGATAGGCATATTTGGCGATCCAGAACAGGGTGTTGAGATCGCGAAGGCCACCCTTGCCATCCTTGACGTTCGGCTCGACCACGTAGCGCGAGGTGCCGGCGCGGCGCAGCCGGGCGTCGCGCTCGGCGAGCTTGGCCTCGACGAAGGCGGGCGCCGTGCTGCTGACGATTTCTTTATCGAAACGGGTGACCAGCTCGTCGAACAGCGCCCTGTCTCCGACGAGATAGCGCGCTTCCAGGATCGCCGTCCGGATAGTCAGGTCGTTGGTCGCCTCCTGAATGGATTCGTCAACGGTGCGCGTGGCGTGTCCGACCTTCAGCTTGAGGTCCCACAGTACATAGAGCACGGCCTCGACGACCCGCTCGCCCCAGCCCGCCTGTGCCGCGGGGGGCGTCTGACTGGGGCGGGATCGCAGCGCGCCCTTGGGCTTGGCCGGAGCGCTCATCATGAAGAGGACGTCGACATCGGAGCCGGGGGCGAGCGTCCCGCGGCCATATCCCCCCACGGCAACAATCGCGAGGGTCGAGGCGCCAGCTCCTTCCGGCTGCGGATGCAGGAGTTGCGTCACCACCCCGAAGGCGATGGCGATGATCCTGTCCATTGTCGCTGACAGGCGGTGGGCACAAGCCAAGCCATCCCGCTCGGCGAGCAGGCGCTCTTCCGCATGGATGAGGCCGCGTTCGTGAATGTCCTTGAGATAGGTGACGAGGCCATTGCGCAGGGCGACGGCATCATTGCCGAAGCTCGATTGCAGGACAGCGATCGCGGCCTGGACGGGATCAGCCGGGGCGCGCGCCATGGCTAATTCTCCGTCGTCGCGCGGGTAACGCGACGCAGGGTGAGGTTGATCCGGCCGCCGGCCAGAGGCGGTTCATGGAGCAGTGTGGAAGACCCGGCCAGCACCCGATCGATACCGTGGAAGGCGAGCCTCGCCGGGCCGCCGAAGACCAGCGCGTCGCCTGATGCCAGCTTCAACGAGGTGGTGGGATCGCGCCGGCTGGTGCCGCCGATGCGAAAGACGGCGGTGTCCCCAAGGGACAGGGATACCACTGGCGTCACAAGATCGTCCTCATCCCGATCCTGATGCAGCCCCATGCGCGCACTCGTGTCATAGAAATTGATCAGGCAGGCTTCGGGCATCGGTGAGGCCGGGGCAAGTTCCTGCCAAGCCTGCAGGAGGCGTTTCGGCATGGCTGGCCAGGGCTGGCCGGTCTCGGGATGGGC encodes:
- a CDS encoding [protein-PII] uridylyltransferase, yielding MARAPADPVQAAIAVLQSSFGNDAVALRNGLVTYLKDIHERGLIHAEERLLAERDGLACAHRLSATMDRIIAIAFGVVTQLLHPQPEGAGASTLAIVAVGGYGRGTLAPGSDVDVLFMMSAPAKPKGALRSRPSQTPPAAQAGWGERVVEAVLYVLWDLKLKVGHATRTVDESIQEATNDLTIRTAILEARYLVGDRALFDELVTRFDKEIVSSTAPAFVEAKLAERDARLRRAGTSRYVVEPNVKDGKGGLRDLNTLFWIAKYAYRVRDAKELVAAGLFTQDEFALFQRCESFLWRVRCHMHFVTGRAEERLSFDLQPPIALRNGYIAHGGLSAVERFMKRYFLTAKDVGDLTAIVCAALEARHAKPRPVLDRFVSRLRSRRNYRALESRDFILDNNRITIADNEVFKRDPINLIRLYWLADRHSYAIHPDASRLATRSLTLIDRSVRNDPEANRLFLDVLTSHNTPEIVLRRMNESGVLGRFIPEFGRIVALMQFNMYHHYTVDEHLLRAVGVLADIDAGRADAEHPLSGEVIGTIQNRQALYVAVFLHDVAKGRQSDHSAGGARVARKLGPRFGLTPAETETAAWLVDNHLLMSMVAQSRDINDPSTIRSFAGTVQTMERLKLLLILTVCDIKAVGPGVWNGWKGELLRSLYYETQIALTGGHVSASRNERVSAAQAELREALPDWSGADFAAYAARHYAPYWLKVDLARKIQHAKLIRRAEETGETTVTAVETDGFRGVTELVAAAPDHPRLLAILTGACAAAGGNIVDAQIFTTTDGLALDTLVISRAFDRDDDELRRGERIAQAIKRALTGEVRIADLVASRRPKKDRSRTFHVPTEVIVDNSLSDRHTVLEISGLDRPGLLYDLTTVLSQLNLNIASAHIATYGEKVVDVFYVTDLTGAKIDNSNRQTTIRRAIERIFLEEQADVADSKTG
- a CDS encoding alpha-ketoglutarate-dependent dioxygenase AlkB, producing the protein MTGALAIRDGVTYHPGYLSAPEQGDLVIALRAVLREAPFFTPRMPRTGKPFSVRMSNCGELGWVSDERGYRYQPAHPETGQPWPAMPKRLLQAWQELAPASPMPEACLINFYDTSARMGLHQDRDEDDLVTPVVSLSLGDTAVFRIGGTSRRDPTTSLKLASGDALVFGGPARLAFHGIDRVLAGSSTLLHEPPLAGGRINLTLRRVTRATTEN
- the grpE gene encoding nucleotide exchange factor GrpE, coding for MTQTPPRPEQADAENNAIETDETLAGNVQDEITAEAAAIAELEAEKRDLKDKLLRTLAEMENLRRRTEREIADARAYGVTSFARDMLTPVDNIRRAIETIPAEIREQADNPVKPFLEGIELTERDLIKTLERHGVRKIDPVDQKFDPNMHQAMFEVEDASKPHGTVVQVIQSGFVIGERVLRPAMVGVSKGGPKLAAGNSTDAGPATSH